A genomic region of Gossypium hirsutum isolate 1008001.06 chromosome D01, Gossypium_hirsutum_v2.1, whole genome shotgun sequence contains the following coding sequences:
- the LOC107940903 gene encoding ATP-dependent zinc metalloprotease FTSH 10, mitochondrial, translating into MIFSRIGRSLSRSSRSNFRINVISRKLLRYESNVPSPVTNTCISRVNKGLGLVRGYFAPAGVGKQLSTNTRLSNLDSILANPRIRRSFCSEGPKKRNYENYFPKNKKDIPKANEQKSGSKEDSGAGEPGNSQNIQRLVQNIVTTLLLVGITYSSLSGPHEQQEISFQEFKNKLLEPGMVDKIVVSNKSVAKVYVRSSPRNASQTTDDPVEAPMNGAPARTKTSQYKYYFNIGSVESFEEKLEEAQEALGIDPHNHVPVTYVSEVNWFQELMRFGPTLLILGSLWFMGRKMQSGFGVGGPGGRGGRGLFNMGKAQITKMDKNAKDKVFFKDVAGCDEAKQEIMEFVHFLKNPKKYEELGAKIPRGALLVGPPGTGKTLLAKATAGESGVPFLSMSGSDFMEMFVGVGPSRVRSLFQEARQCAPSIVFIDEIDAIGRARGRGGFSGGNDERESTLNQLLVEMDGFGTTSGVVVLAGTNRPDILDRALLRPGRFDRQITIDKPDIKGRDQIFQIYLKKLKLDNEPSYYSQRLAALTPGFAGADIANVCNEAALIAARNESAVITMEHFEGAIDRVIGGLEKKNKVISKLERRTVAYHESGHAVAGWFLEHAEPLLKVTIVPRGTAALGFAQYVPNENLLMTKEQLFDVTCMTLGGRAAEQVLLGKISTGAQNDLEKVTKMTYAQVAVYGFSDKVGLLSFPQRDDAFEMTKPYSSKTGAIIDSEVREWVGKAYNRTVQLIEEHKEHVAQIAELLLEKEVLHQEDLVRVLGERPFKSSEPTNYDRFKKGFQEEDKSSKDTSTESKTVDDNGSTPLEPEVVPA; encoded by the exons ATGATTTTCTCCAGAATCGGCCGCTCTCTCTCCCGCTCTTCTCGCTCTAATTTCCGAATA AATGTTATATCGAGGAAACTGTTAAGATATGAATCGAATGTGCCAAGTCCTGTAACAAATACGTGCATTTCACGCGTTAATAAAGGGTTAGGGCTTGTAAGGGGTTATTTTGCACCGGCTGGAGTTGGGAAGCAGCTTAGTACCAATACACGGTTGTCGAATTTGGATTCCATTCTTGCAAACCCTAGGATCAGGCGGTCTTTTTGCAGCGAAGGGCCTAAGAAAAGAA ATTATGAAAATTACTTTCCCAAGAACAAGAAAGATATTCCTAAGGCTAATGAACAGAAATCTGGATCCAAAG AGGATTCAGGTGCTGGTGAGCCTGGGAATTCCCAGAACATTCAAAGGTTGGTGCAGAATATTGTTACCACTTTATTGTTGGTTGGTATTACGTATTCTTCGTTATCGGGTCCTCATGAACAGCAGGAG ATTAGTTTCCAAGAGTTCAAAAACAAACTCCTGGAACCTGGCATGGTGGACAAAATTGTTGTTTCAAATAAATCGGTTGCAAAAGTGTATGTGAGGAGTTCACCACGCAACGCAAGTCAGACCACTGATGATCCTGTAGAAGCTCCAATGAATGGAGCCCCTGCCAGAACAAAGACAAGTCAATATAAGTACTACTTTAACATAGGGAGTGTTGAATCTTTTGAGGAGAAGTTAGAGGAAGCCCAAGAAGCGTTGGGGATAGATCCTCATAATCATGTTCCTGTAACCTATGTAAGTGAGGTAAACTGGTTCCAAGAGTTGATGCGCTTTGGACCCACACTCTTGATCTTAGGGTCCTTATGGTTTATGgggagaaaaatgcaaagtggaTTTGGAGTTGGTGGTCCTGGGGGACGAGGTGGTCGTGGACTATTCAATATGGGAAAGGCTCAAATAACCAAAATGGACAAGAATGCAAAGGACAAG GTCTTCTTTAAAGATGTTGCTGGATGTGATGAGGCAAAGCAAGAAATTATGGAGTTTGTGCACTTCTTAAAGAACCcaaagaaatatgaagaattaGGAGCTAAGATTCCCAGAGGTGCACTTCTTGTTGGTCCTCCTGGCACAGGGAAGACACTTCTTGCGAAGGCAACTGCTGGTGAATCTGGTGTGCCTTTCCTCTCTATGTCTGGATCCGATTTTATGGAAATGTTTGTTGGAGTTGGGCCGTCAAGAGTGAGAAGCTTATTTCAAGAGGCTAGGCAGTGTGCTCCTAgtattgtattcattgatgaaattgatgcAATAGGTAGAGCAAGGGGTCGTGGAGGCTTTTCTGGTGGCAATGATGAGCGGGAAAGTACACTTAATCAGTTGCTAGTAGAAATGGATGGATTTGGAACAACTTCTGGAGTTGTTGTGCTTGCTGGTACAAATAGGCCTGACATTTTAGATAGAGCTCTGCTAAGACCTGGTCGGTTTGATCGTCAAATTACAATAGACAAACCTGACATTAAGGGTCGTGACCAGATCTTCCAAATATACTTGAAGAAACTAAAACTTGATAATGAGCCATCGTATTACTCTCAGCGGCTTGCTGCTCTAACCCCAGGTTTTGCTGGAGCTGACATTGCGAATGTTTGCAATGAAGCAGCCTTGATTGCTGCAAGGAATGAAAGTGCAGTGATAACCATGGAACATTTTGAGGGAGCTATAGACAGAGTAATAGGTGGTTTAGAGAAGAAAAACAAG GTTATAAGCAAGTTGGAGAGGCGAACTGTTGCTTACCATGAATCAGGCCATGCTGTTGCTGGTTGGTTCTTGGAACATGCAGAACCATTGCTTAAAGTAACAATTGTTCCTCGTGGTACTGCAGCACTGGGGTTTGCTCAGTATGTTCCCAATGAAAATCTTCTGATGACCAAAGAGCAGCTCTTTGATGTGACTTGCATGACACTAGGTGGTCGAGCTGCTGAGCAG GTTCTATTGGGGAAGATATCAACCGGAGCTCAGAATGACTTAGAGAAAGTAACCAAGATGACCTATGCCCAAGTAGCAGTCTATGGTTTCAGTGACAAGGTTGGTCTTCTTTCTTTCCCTCAAAGGGACGATGCATTCGAGATGACCAAGCCTTATAGCAGCAAGACCGGTGCAATCATCGATTCCGAAGTTAGAGAGTGGGTAGGCAAGGCATACAACCGAACAGTGCAGCTGATAGAGGAGCACAAGGAACACGTAGCTCAGATTGCAGAATTGCTTCTAGAGAAAGAGGTCCTTCACCAAGAGGACTTGGTCCGAGTACTTGGTGAACGCCCATTTAAGTCGAGTGAACCCACTAATTATGACAGGTTTAAGAAAGGGTTCCAAGAAGAAGATAAATCATCCAAGGACACATCAACAGAGAGCAAGACTGTGGATGATAATGGTTCAACACCCTTGGAACCTGAGGTAGTACCAGCATAG
- the LOC107940898 gene encoding ATP-dependent zinc metalloprotease FTSH 3, mitochondrial-like, whose amino-acid sequence MVFMPDECSRFVVLLGKISTGAQNDLEKVTKMTYAQVAVYGFSDKAGLLSFPRTHYAFEMTMPYSSTTGAIIDSEVREWVGKAYDRTVQLIEEHKEHVAQIAELLLEKDILHQEDLVRVLGERPFKSSEPTNYDRFN is encoded by the exons ATGGTATTTATGCCTGATGAGTGCTCTCGTTTCGTG GTTCTATTGGGGAAGATATCAACCGGAGCTCAGAACGACTTAGAGAAAGTAACCAAGATGACTTATGCCCAAGTAGCAGTCTATGGTTTCAGTGACAAGGCTGGTCTTCTTTCTTTCCCTCGAACTCACTATGCATTCGAGATGACCATGCCTTATAGCAGCACAACCGGTGCAATCATCGACTCCGAAGTTAGAGAGTGGGTAGGCAAGGCATACGACCGAACAGTGCAGCTGATAGAGGAGCACAAGGAACACGTAGCTCAGATTGCAGAATTGCTTCTAGAGAAAGACATACTTCACCAAGAGGACTTGGTCCGAGTACTTGGTGAACGCCCGTTTAAGTCGAGTGAACCCACTAATTATGATAGGTTTAACTAG
- the LOC107940890 gene encoding suppressor of disruption of TFIIS translates to MEYEDIYGLSPRPKYDCLLFDLDDTLYPLSSGLAKACGNNIKDYMVEKLGIGKEKIVELSNYLYKNYGTTMAGLRAVGYDFDYDDYHSYVHGGLPYENLKPDPQLRSLLLTLPIRKIIFTNADRVHAIKALSKLGLEDCFEGIICFETLNPTHKNTVSDDEDDVEFLGSVSTTTSVAKNPEIFDIIGHFADPKPGATLPKTPIVCKPQDSAIELALKIAKINPQRTLFFDDSVRNIQAGKRVGLHTVLVGTSQRPKGADYALESIHNIKQALPELWETDVKSDVSYAGQVAVETPVIA, encoded by the exons atggaATATGAGGACATATATGGACTATCTCCAAGGCCCAAATATGATTGCCTTCTCTTTG ATCTTGATGATACCCTTTATCCCTTGAgctctggtcttgctaaagcatGTGGAAACAACATTAAAG attACATGGTTGAAAAGCTGGGgattggaaaggagaaaattgtTGAATTGTCCAACTACTTGTATAAGAATTATGGGACAACAATGGCTGGCCTTAGG GCTGTTGGTTATGACTTTGACTATGATGATTACCATAGCTATGTCCATGGAGGGCTTCCTTATGAGAACTTAAAACCAGACCCTCAATTGAGGAGCCTATTATTGACTTTGCCTATTAGAAAAATT ATCTTCACAAATGCTGATAGGGTCCATGCAATTAAAGCTCTTAGTAAACTTGGATTAGAAGACTGTTTTGAAGGGATTATTTGCTTTGAAACCCTCAATCCTACCCATAAGAACACGGTCTCCGATGACGAGGACGACGTCGAGTTCTTGGGATCGGTTTCCACCACGACCAGTGTTGCTAAGAACCCCGAGATTTTCGACATTATCGGTCATTTTGCCGACCCAAAGCCAGGTGCAACATTGCCTAAAACACCCATTGTTTGCAAACCACAAGATAGTGCCATTGAACTTGCTCTCAAGATTGCCAAAATCAATCCCCAAAGAACA TTGTTCTTTGACGATAGTGTCCGTAACATCCAAGCCGGAAAACGTGTCGGTCTACACACTGTGTTG GTTGGTACTTCCCAAAGACCAAAAGGTGCTGATTACGCATTGGAAAGCATTCATAATATCAAGCAGGCATTACCCGAGCTATGGGAAACTGATGTCAAATCCGATGTTAGTTACGCCGGCCAAGTTGCTGTTGAGACACCGGTGATAGCTTAG